A window of the Butyricimonas faecalis genome harbors these coding sequences:
- a CDS encoding DUF3945 domain-containing protein, translating into MDENVKNDAKQVMLVQNADDGRLQAVTGVDQDGNIQTADPTDQNVASLLNVNTQDSALEAFFKKFMEQAQNPVHTGIFVMTENALNKLIRIDFDPEILENYRIDPSERLQTQEQRQFEPLDVTKIDLADMEKKGIRMEDIEPHLKAMSYGHKSNGLVEMNPELENGMRVSTKGRVSLEEQADGSLRVVPHYWQERPDLDAPFHGVLLDEEAKTNLMNTRHAGKVIDLELEPGKLTPCYVSIDKWTNTLEPMPVSLLEKRARIKEADLSEGKQMDFYGGGKVLLEGYTTRAGYKRDAYIQIDAAERNYSFTYDGLDRNRYAQENKEIYRQKAAEKNGRQETTASERQPTLTIHRTILKASVPKEAYDQWTEAVNDPSKRADVKAFYIKGMVKDGQGEPFNAWVKPNFERNKMDFFRWNPDRAKRQGAEVKPAVESRTQVAVNSEGKTVEAVKGVKEPLKQGQQEATPAQKKNYRSSKKSNSKGAKV; encoded by the coding sequence ATGGACGAAAACGTAAAGAACGACGCTAAACAAGTCATGCTCGTTCAGAATGCCGACGACGGACGACTACAAGCCGTTACCGGCGTGGATCAGGACGGCAATATCCAGACCGCCGACCCCACGGATCAGAACGTGGCGAGCCTGCTGAACGTGAACACGCAGGATTCAGCCCTCGAAGCCTTCTTCAAAAAGTTCATGGAACAGGCCCAGAACCCCGTCCACACGGGTATCTTCGTCATGACGGAGAATGCCCTGAACAAACTTATCCGCATCGACTTCGACCCGGAGATTCTGGAAAATTACCGTATCGACCCCTCCGAACGGCTCCAGACGCAGGAGCAGCGGCAGTTCGAGCCGCTGGACGTCACGAAGATAGACCTGGCGGATATGGAGAAGAAAGGTATCCGCATGGAGGACATCGAGCCGCACCTGAAAGCCATGTCTTACGGACATAAATCCAACGGGCTGGTGGAGATGAACCCCGAACTGGAGAACGGGATGCGTGTTTCCACCAAAGGGCGCGTGTCGCTCGAAGAGCAGGCGGACGGCTCGCTGCGCGTCGTGCCGCATTACTGGCAGGAACGACCCGACCTCGACGCCCCCTTCCACGGGGTGCTGCTCGATGAGGAGGCGAAAACGAACCTGATGAACACCCGTCATGCCGGGAAAGTGATCGACCTGGAGCTGGAGCCGGGCAAGCTCACGCCCTGCTACGTGTCGATAGACAAATGGACGAACACGCTGGAACCCATGCCCGTTTCGTTACTCGAAAAACGTGCCCGCATCAAGGAGGCCGACCTCTCGGAAGGCAAGCAGATGGATTTCTACGGCGGCGGCAAGGTGTTGCTCGAAGGATATACCACCCGCGCGGGTTATAAGCGGGATGCCTATATCCAAATCGACGCGGCCGAACGTAACTATTCCTTTACCTACGACGGTTTGGATCGCAACCGCTACGCCCAGGAGAACAAGGAGATTTACCGCCAGAAGGCCGCCGAGAAAAACGGACGGCAGGAAACTACGGCCTCCGAACGACAGCCCACGCTCACGATTCACCGGACAATCCTCAAAGCCTCCGTGCCCAAAGAGGCTTATGACCAGTGGACGGAAGCGGTGAATGATCCCTCCAAGCGGGCGGATGTCAAGGCTTTCTACATCAAGGGCATGGTCAAGGACGGGCAGGGTGAGCCGTTCAACGCCTGGGTCAAGCCCAACTTCGAGCGTAACAAGATGGACTTCTTCCGCTGGAATCCCGACCGTGCGAAACGGCAGGGGGCGGAGGTCAAACCCGCCGTTGAAAGCCGTACCCAGGTCGCCGTCAATTCCGAGGGCAAGACCGTCGAAGCGGTCAAAGGTGTGAAAGAGCCGCTCAAGCAGGGACAGCAGGAGGCCACCCCGGCGCAGAAGAAAAATTACCGCAGCAGCAAAAAGAGCAACTCCAAAGGTGCCAAGGTATAA
- a CDS encoding type IA DNA topoisomerase has protein sequence MQVIIAEKPSVAREIAAIVGATNRKDGFIEGNGYAVTWAFGHLVGLAMPQQYGIAGFRRENLPILPSSFILLPRQVREGKEYKADPGVVKQLGILRELFGMAERIIVATDAGREGELIFRYIYSYLECRTPFVRLWISSLTDRAIREGLQHLRPGNEYDNLYLSAKARSEADWIVGINASQALAVAAGRGVWSLGRVQTPTLAIICSRYLENKAFKPAAYFRLKLSTAKEGTEFTVLSTEKFDGREKAEAARAEVIGARTVRVVNVERKEAREQPPLLYDLTTLQKEANSRYGFSAEKTLDIAQSLYEKKFITYPRTGSRYISEDVAEEIPALIGNMTRYPRFAEYAGRMDTASLSRRSVDNEKIADHHALLPTENLPSELDADHRIVYEMVAGRMLETFSGACVKENTSLTLQSAGHDFTARGSIMVETGWRAVLNEPVEEKEEDMTLLPDIVQGDELPVKGCVTEQKQTRPRPLHTESSLLAAMETAGRELSDEAEREAMKDAGIGTPATRAAIIETLFAREYVRREKKSLVPTDKGLAVYAVVRDKKIADVAMTGGWELALSKIATGEMDAPTFHRGIEVFASQIAKELLEARIDGAESDTACPRCGRPVVFYPKLAKCQNPDCGLTVWRTVARKELTDKQLAELLTKGKTGTIRGFVKNGGGTFDAALTLDDQFKTSFVFEPRDTPRQGKRNKRK, from the coding sequence ATGCAAGTAATTATCGCAGAAAAGCCCTCGGTGGCGCGTGAGATCGCCGCCATCGTGGGAGCCACGAACCGTAAAGACGGTTTTATCGAGGGAAACGGCTACGCCGTAACCTGGGCCTTCGGCCACCTGGTCGGGCTGGCAATGCCCCAACAGTATGGCATCGCGGGTTTCCGCCGGGAAAACCTGCCTATCCTGCCATCATCGTTCATCCTCCTGCCCCGGCAGGTTCGGGAGGGTAAAGAGTATAAGGCCGACCCGGGTGTCGTGAAGCAGCTCGGTATTCTCCGGGAATTGTTCGGCATGGCCGAGCGCATCATCGTCGCGACCGACGCGGGGCGTGAAGGGGAGCTGATCTTCCGCTACATCTACTCTTACCTGGAATGCCGCACCCCTTTCGTGCGGTTATGGATCAGCAGCCTGACCGACCGGGCCATTCGCGAGGGGTTACAACACCTCCGCCCCGGCAACGAATACGACAACCTCTACCTCTCGGCCAAAGCCCGCAGCGAAGCCGACTGGATCGTCGGTATCAACGCCTCGCAAGCGCTTGCCGTGGCTGCCGGGCGGGGTGTCTGGTCGCTCGGACGGGTGCAGACCCCCACGCTGGCGATCATCTGCTCCCGTTACCTGGAGAACAAGGCGTTCAAGCCCGCCGCCTATTTCCGGCTGAAGCTCTCCACGGCAAAGGAGGGCACGGAGTTCACCGTCCTCTCCACGGAGAAATTCGACGGCAGGGAGAAGGCGGAAGCAGCCCGCGCCGAGGTTATCGGCGCCCGAACGGTACGCGTCGTGAACGTGGAGCGCAAGGAGGCCAGGGAACAGCCGCCTCTCTTGTACGACCTGACGACACTCCAGAAAGAGGCCAACAGTCGGTATGGTTTTTCGGCAGAAAAAACGCTCGACATCGCCCAGTCGCTTTACGAGAAGAAGTTCATCACTTATCCCCGTACCGGCTCACGCTATATATCGGAAGATGTGGCCGAGGAGATTCCGGCACTCATCGGGAACATGACACGCTATCCCCGTTTCGCGGAATACGCGGGCAGGATGGATACCGCATCTCTCTCCCGCCGAAGCGTGGACAACGAAAAGATCGCCGACCACCACGCGCTGCTTCCCACCGAGAACCTCCCTTCCGAACTGGATGCCGACCACCGCATCGTCTATGAGATGGTCGCGGGGCGGATGCTCGAAACCTTTTCCGGGGCCTGCGTGAAAGAAAACACTTCCCTTACCCTGCAAAGCGCGGGACATGATTTCACGGCCCGCGGCAGTATCATGGTCGAGACGGGCTGGCGGGCCGTCCTGAATGAACCTGTCGAGGAGAAAGAGGAGGACATGACCCTCCTTCCCGACATCGTGCAAGGCGACGAGCTGCCCGTCAAGGGATGCGTCACGGAACAGAAACAGACCCGGCCGCGCCCCCTTCACACGGAATCGAGCCTGCTGGCGGCGATGGAAACCGCCGGACGCGAACTGTCCGACGAGGCCGAACGCGAGGCGATGAAGGATGCCGGCATCGGCACGCCCGCCACCCGTGCCGCCATCATCGAAACGCTCTTTGCCCGCGAGTATGTCAGGCGAGAGAAAAAGTCGCTTGTACCCACGGACAAGGGACTGGCCGTGTATGCCGTGGTCAGGGACAAGAAGATCGCCGATGTCGCCATGACGGGCGGCTGGGAACTGGCCCTCTCGAAGATCGCCACCGGGGAGATGGACGCCCCGACGTTCCATCGCGGTATCGAGGTCTTCGCCTCGCAAATCGCCAAAGAACTGCTGGAAGCAAGAATCGACGGCGCGGAGAGTGACACAGCCTGCCCGCGTTGCGGCAGGCCCGTGGTGTTCTATCCCAAACTCGCCAAGTGTCAGAATCCCGATTGCGGCCTGACCGTATGGAGAACCGTGGCCCGCAAGGAGCTGACCGACAAGCAGCTCGCGGAACTGCTGACCAAAGGCAAAACCGGCACGATCCGGGGATTCGTCAAAAACGGCGGCGGGACGTTCGACGCGGCCCTCACGCTCGATGACCAGTTCAAGACCTCGTTCGTTTTCGAACCGCGCGATACTCCCAGGCAGGGAAAGAGGAACAAACGGAAATAA
- a CDS encoding DUF1896 family protein, with protein sequence MPDKQHHTPTGELSYYGLSLLSYLKDSHPELIAESEFIAERADSAAQAYSEAIRSGCNHIEAEEIAREELCRGLHFSPYNTLVNILWREFEAEIPEDTARQAALRLLPLCRGVLEKYDLTDDFADTPDYELFYTELTGTVQILLEDGIQ encoded by the coding sequence ATGCCAGACAAGCAACACCATACCCCCACGGGGGAATTGTCCTATTACGGACTTTCGTTACTATCCTACCTCAAGGACAGCCACCCGGAACTCATCGCCGAAAGTGAGTTCATCGCCGAGCGGGCCGACAGCGCCGCCCAAGCGTACAGCGAGGCGATCCGTTCGGGCTGCAACCACATCGAGGCCGAAGAAATTGCCCGCGAGGAACTCTGCCGCGGACTGCACTTTTCACCCTACAACACGCTGGTAAACATCCTCTGGAGGGAATTCGAGGCGGAGATTCCCGAGGATACCGCCCGGCAGGCGGCTCTACGCCTGCTGCCCCTCTGCCGCGGGGTGCTGGAGAAGTACGACCTCACGGACGACTTCGCCGACACGCCCGACTATGAACTGTTCTATACCGAACTGACGGGAACCGTCCAAATACTTCTCGAAGATGGCATTCAATAA
- a CDS encoding helicase-related protein yields MAFNKKTHLRQNIDALKTAFTLDRERRAPTPEEERTLGAYSGFGAIKEVLENPTGKPDKDGMATLVAELQEVIRANTPDEREYKRYMDGIKNSVLTAFYTPPKVADAIVEAIWDTRIAPQRILDPSAGTGVFVNAVDFHDPYAEITCFEKDPATGLILKHLHPEKRVRVQGFERIEPKYAGYYDVAVSNIPFGDVALFDPFFSTHTDPVRRQGTRALHNYFFMKSVDMVREGGLVAFITSQGVLNAEQGRPVREWLMNRCEPVSAIRLPNNLFTEHAGTEVGSDLVILQKKAATGELSERQRDFIESRKLSNGIRINNLFQSFDRVIHTEAKVGKDPYGKPAMEFTHAEGVDGIDREMRRMLSEDFNRHFNESYCLEHAPEQTPGTPERELSRPRQAERQRAERHEPRLAGEIVKEIIADARNLQQQREEEEKRRVVAEMAAQGYHVDTETGEITRIENKPGQALPDSAATPAGEPTGEDLADFGAWSKERENRLWEQHPPKPEDFGMADTPVQHVGGTTEPKPQEGFAGSLFDTVETAAPVPATQAAEPVNVQQEPLLTLYDLFGFSAEERRQAELGISKKRNSRRGAKRKTPRQPSLFAPASSPEEQKSEMPKTTPPERDPEDLYASLNWEDNPPINGFYEMMMSLTPERRAELRRQNARQQETPEQRERQAVRPPTEAPKDRRKQAAGTPRTGSLFDTPDNPEEEEPGKEMPQIREADMKPRPFEGEVAPYFREGTLVTDGQNRVGYLRGIESLQPMFHPLELTPAQRTKASMYIEIRDAYYHLYNNEAETLTANPALREMLNRLYDNFTERFGRLNDKRNLDLIKMDARGTEILSLERYIDGKARKADIFERPVAFNPDEITHADDASEALVASLNKYGRVEPHYMASLTGTTVEGILGELKGRIYYNPETDGYEVADKFIAGNVIGKAERIEAFLRENPDHAPARESLEALREATPKPIAFDDLDFNLGERWIPKGVYERFASSLFDTEVKITFASNLDEYGVKAEATNVKITEQYAVSAQTRKYNGLHLLKHALQNTSPDITKTVLKWVDGERREVKVRDGEAIQLANSKIDEIRGAFPEWLREQSSDFKDRLTDLYNRTFNCYVRPKYDGTHQEFPDLDLKGLGIDNLYDSQKDAIWMDKLLGGGIIDHEVGGGKTLIMCCGAYEKKRLGLANKPMIIGLKANIHEIARTFCTAYPMAKVLYPGKEDFTPRKRERIFREIRNNDWDAVILSHEQFGMIPQSPEIQQEILQAELDCVEENLEVLKAQGRDVSRAMMKGCQKRKANLEAKLQKVAHALETRKDDAVDFRLMGIDHLYVDESHKFKNLTFTTRHDRVAGLGNPEGSQRALNMLFALRTIQQRTGRDLGATFLSGTTISNSLTELYLLFKYLRPKELERQNIRTFDAWAAIFAKKTIDYEFSVTNEVVQKERFRYFIKVPELAMFYSEITDYRSAEDIGIDRPQKNEILHNIPPTPQQTEFIERLVQFAKSGDATLLGRLPLSEREEKAKMLIATDYARKMSLDMRMIDPELYSDHVDNKASHCARMIAGYYRRFEAYKGTQFVFSDLGTYKPGAGWNVYSEIRRKLAEDYGIPQSEVRFIQEATSEKARKEMIAGMNTGKIRVLFGSTEMLGTGVNAQKRCVAIHHLDCPWRPSDLEQRDGRGIRTGNEIAKLHADNKVDVILYAVEKSLDAYKFGLLHNKQLFIRQLKTNNMGSRTIDEGAIDEKSGMNFSEYVAVLSGNTDLLDKARLEKKIATLESERQAFVRGKSSSRYKLEQITEKIEKNNDLIRRIGKDLEHFKARVEFNEDGSYRNPVKLNGLETSDPKLIGKQLNHIAETARTLDRLEPIGSLYGFELLVQSETTGKDGLDLVQNRFYVRGEGDYLYQYNYGNIASDPRLAAMNFIHALATIEPTLEKFRKKNEELEKDIPVLREVVESSWRKEPELTALKADLTEIDRRIQQSLKPIEESEGKEAEEDNDVCRERHDTAEELPKEDNTAARIPSRLRQIADASGGRIVIAGVGSPPENGPAKKGIKM; encoded by the coding sequence ATGGCATTCAATAAGAAAACCCACCTCCGCCAGAATATCGACGCGCTGAAGACGGCCTTCACGCTCGACAGGGAACGGCGGGCGCCGACTCCCGAAGAAGAAAGGACACTCGGCGCATACAGCGGCTTCGGCGCCATCAAGGAAGTGCTGGAAAACCCCACCGGGAAACCGGACAAGGACGGCATGGCAACGCTCGTGGCCGAGTTGCAAGAGGTCATCAGGGCGAACACCCCCGACGAACGGGAATACAAGCGCTACATGGACGGGATCAAGAACTCCGTCCTGACGGCTTTTTACACGCCCCCGAAAGTGGCAGACGCCATCGTGGAGGCGATATGGGATACGCGGATCGCCCCCCAACGTATTCTTGACCCCAGCGCGGGAACGGGGGTTTTCGTCAATGCCGTGGATTTCCACGACCCCTACGCGGAGATCACCTGCTTCGAGAAAGACCCCGCCACGGGGTTGATCCTGAAGCACCTGCACCCCGAAAAACGGGTGCGGGTACAGGGATTCGAACGTATCGAACCCAAATACGCCGGTTACTACGACGTGGCCGTGAGCAACATCCCTTTCGGGGACGTGGCGCTCTTCGACCCGTTCTTCTCCACCCATACCGACCCCGTGCGGCGGCAAGGCACACGGGCGCTGCACAACTATTTTTTCATGAAGTCCGTCGATATGGTACGCGAGGGCGGCCTGGTGGCATTCATCACCTCGCAGGGAGTATTGAACGCCGAGCAGGGACGCCCCGTGCGCGAGTGGCTGATGAACCGCTGCGAGCCCGTATCGGCCATCCGGCTGCCGAACAACCTCTTTACAGAACACGCGGGGACGGAGGTCGGCAGCGACCTGGTTATCCTGCAAAAGAAAGCCGCCACGGGGGAACTGTCCGAACGGCAGCGGGATTTCATCGAATCCCGCAAGCTGTCGAACGGCATCCGGATAAACAACCTTTTCCAGTCGTTCGACAGGGTGATCCATACCGAGGCCAAAGTAGGCAAAGACCCCTACGGCAAACCGGCGATGGAGTTCACCCACGCGGAGGGCGTGGACGGCATCGACCGGGAGATGCGGCGTATGCTCTCAGAGGATTTCAACCGGCATTTCAACGAGAGTTATTGCCTGGAACATGCTCCGGAACAGACACCCGGTACACCGGAGCGGGAATTGTCCCGTCCCCGTCAGGCGGAACGCCAGCGTGCCGAAAGACACGAGCCCCGCCTTGCCGGAGAAATCGTCAAGGAGATTATAGCCGACGCCCGTAACCTTCAGCAGCAGCGGGAAGAGGAGGAAAAACGCCGCGTCGTCGCCGAAATGGCGGCGCAGGGCTACCATGTCGATACCGAAACCGGGGAGATTACCCGAATCGAAAACAAACCCGGACAAGCGTTACCGGATTCTGCCGCCACTCCCGCCGGAGAACCGACCGGAGAGGATCTGGCCGACTTCGGGGCCTGGTCGAAAGAGCGGGAGAATCGCTTGTGGGAGCAGCACCCGCCGAAACCCGAAGATTTCGGCATGGCAGATACTCCCGTGCAGCACGTGGGCGGAACAACGGAACCGAAACCGCAGGAGGGCTTCGCCGGGTCGCTTTTCGACACGGTGGAAACGGCGGCTCCCGTACCTGCCACCCAAGCTGCCGAACCGGTAAACGTGCAGCAGGAACCGTTGCTGACGCTCTACGATCTGTTCGGCTTCAGCGCCGAGGAGCGGCGGCAGGCAGAACTCGGTATATCCAAGAAAAGGAACAGCCGCCGGGGAGCAAAGCGGAAGACGCCCCGGCAACCCTCGTTATTCGCCCCGGCCTCCTCTCCGGAGGAACAGAAGAGCGAAATGCCGAAAACGACGCCACCGGAGCGTGATCCCGAAGACTTGTATGCCTCCCTGAACTGGGAGGACAACCCGCCGATCAACGGCTTTTACGAGATGATGATGTCGCTTACCCCGGAACGGAGGGCGGAATTGCGCCGGCAAAACGCCCGGCAGCAGGAAACCCCGGAACAGCGGGAACGGCAGGCGGTACGCCCCCCGACGGAAGCCCCGAAAGACAGACGGAAACAAGCCGCCGGTACGCCGAGAACGGGCAGCCTGTTCGACACGCCGGACAATCCGGAGGAGGAAGAACCCGGTAAAGAAATGCCGCAGATACGGGAGGCGGATATGAAACCCCGCCCGTTCGAGGGTGAGGTCGCCCCCTATTTCCGCGAAGGGACACTCGTCACGGACGGACAAAACCGGGTCGGCTACCTGCGGGGGATTGAATCCCTGCAACCCATGTTCCACCCGCTGGAACTCACGCCTGCACAACGGACGAAAGCCTCCATGTATATCGAGATACGCGATGCCTATTACCACCTTTATAACAACGAGGCGGAAACGCTGACGGCGAACCCCGCCCTGCGGGAGATGCTCAACCGGCTTTACGACAATTTCACCGAACGCTTCGGACGGCTCAATGACAAACGCAACCTCGACCTGATCAAGATGGACGCGCGGGGGACGGAGATTCTATCGCTGGAGCGTTACATCGACGGCAAGGCACGCAAAGCCGACATCTTCGAGCGTCCCGTGGCCTTCAATCCCGATGAGATCACGCACGCCGACGACGCTTCGGAGGCCCTTGTGGCCAGCCTGAACAAGTACGGCCGGGTGGAACCGCACTACATGGCCTCGCTCACGGGAACTACCGTGGAGGGAATACTCGGGGAACTGAAAGGACGTATCTATTACAACCCGGAAACGGACGGCTACGAGGTTGCCGACAAGTTCATCGCCGGCAATGTCATCGGGAAAGCCGAACGGATCGAGGCGTTCCTGCGGGAGAATCCCGACCACGCCCCGGCCCGGGAATCGCTGGAGGCTCTGCGCGAGGCGACGCCCAAACCCATCGCTTTCGACGACCTGGACTTCAACCTGGGCGAACGGTGGATTCCAAAAGGTGTTTACGAGCGTTTCGCCTCCTCGCTCTTCGATACGGAGGTGAAGATCACCTTCGCCTCCAACCTGGACGAGTACGGCGTGAAGGCGGAAGCGACGAACGTGAAGATCACGGAGCAGTATGCCGTCAGCGCGCAGACCCGTAAGTACAACGGCCTGCACCTTTTGAAACACGCCCTGCAAAACACTTCGCCCGACATCACCAAGACCGTCCTCAAATGGGTGGACGGCGAACGGCGGGAGGTCAAAGTGCGTGACGGGGAGGCCATACAGCTCGCCAACAGCAAGATAGACGAGATCCGGGGTGCTTTCCCCGAATGGCTGCGCGAGCAGTCGTCCGACTTCAAAGACCGCCTGACAGACCTCTATAACCGTACTTTCAACTGTTACGTGCGCCCGAAGTACGACGGGACGCACCAGGAATTCCCCGACCTCGACCTCAAGGGGCTGGGAATAGACAATCTGTATGACAGCCAGAAGGACGCGATATGGATGGACAAACTGCTCGGCGGCGGGATAATCGACCACGAGGTGGGCGGCGGAAAGACCCTCATCATGTGCTGCGGGGCCTACGAGAAGAAACGCCTCGGGCTGGCCAATAAACCCATGATTATCGGGCTGAAAGCCAACATCCATGAAATAGCCCGGACGTTCTGTACCGCTTACCCGATGGCCAAAGTCCTCTACCCGGGCAAGGAGGATTTCACGCCCCGGAAGCGTGAGCGCATCTTCCGGGAGATACGCAACAACGACTGGGACGCCGTGATCCTCTCGCACGAACAGTTCGGCATGATACCCCAGTCTCCGGAGATACAGCAGGAGATATTGCAGGCCGAGCTGGACTGTGTGGAGGAGAACCTCGAAGTGCTCAAAGCACAAGGCAGGGACGTTTCCCGCGCCATGATGAAAGGGTGTCAGAAACGCAAGGCCAACCTGGAAGCCAAGTTGCAGAAGGTGGCGCACGCGCTGGAAACACGCAAGGACGACGCCGTGGACTTCCGCCTCATGGGTATCGACCACCTCTACGTGGACGAGAGCCATAAATTCAAGAACCTGACTTTCACGACCCGGCATGACCGGGTGGCGGGCCTCGGAAATCCCGAGGGGTCGCAGCGGGCGCTCAACATGCTTTTCGCGCTGCGTACCATACAGCAGCGCACGGGCCGCGACCTGGGGGCGACGTTCCTCTCGGGAACGACCATCTCCAACTCGCTCACGGAACTGTACCTGCTTTTCAAGTACCTGCGCCCGAAGGAGCTGGAGCGTCAGAATATCCGCACCTTCGATGCCTGGGCGGCCATATTTGCCAAGAAAACCATCGACTACGAGTTTTCCGTGACCAACGAGGTCGTGCAGAAAGAACGGTTCCGATATTTCATCAAGGTTCCCGAACTGGCCATGTTCTACTCCGAGATTACAGATTACCGCTCGGCGGAGGATATAGGGATCGACCGACCGCAAAAGAACGAGATATTGCACAATATCCCGCCGACACCCCAGCAGACGGAGTTCATAGAACGACTGGTGCAGTTCGCCAAATCGGGCGATGCCACGCTCCTGGGCCGCCTGCCGCTCTCGGAGCGGGAGGAAAAGGCGAAAATGCTCATTGCCACAGACTACGCCCGCAAGATGTCGCTCGATATGCGTATGATAGACCCCGAACTATACAGCGACCACGTGGACAACAAGGCGAGCCACTGCGCCCGTATGATTGCCGGTTACTACCGCCGTTTCGAGGCGTACAAAGGTACGCAGTTCGTATTCTCCGACCTGGGAACCTACAAACCCGGAGCGGGGTGGAACGTCTATTCCGAGATACGGCGTAAACTCGCGGAGGATTACGGCATACCCCAAAGCGAGGTGCGGTTCATCCAGGAGGCGACCTCGGAAAAAGCGCGCAAGGAGATGATCGCCGGTATGAACACCGGAAAAATCCGCGTACTCTTCGGATCGACCGAGATGCTCGGGACGGGAGTGAACGCGCAGAAACGCTGCGTGGCGATACACCACCTGGACTGCCCCTGGCGTCCCAGCGACCTGGAGCAGCGCGACGGGCGGGGAATACGCACCGGGAACGAGATCGCCAAACTCCATGCCGACAACAAGGTGGACGTGATATTATACGCCGTCGAGAAGTCGCTCGACGCCTACAAGTTCGGGCTGTTGCACAACAAGCAACTGTTCATCCGCCAGCTCAAGACCAACAACATGGGAAGCCGTACCATCGACGAGGGGGCCATCGACGAAAAGAGCGGCATGAATTTTTCCGAGTATGTCGCCGTCCTCTCGGGAAATACAGACCTGCTGGACAAAGCCCGCCTGGAGAAGAAGATTGCCACGCTCGAAAGCGAACGCCAGGCATTCGTGCGCGGCAAATCATCGAGCCGCTACAAGCTGGAGCAGATCACGGAGAAGATAGAGAAGAACAACGACCTGATACGGCGTATCGGCAAGGATCTGGAACACTTCAAGGCCCGCGTCGAGTTCAACGAGGACGGCTCGTACCGCAATCCCGTGAAACTGAACGGGCTGGAAACCTCCGACCCCAAGCTCATCGGGAAACAGCTCAACCATATCGCCGAAACGGCACGCACGCTCGACAGGCTCGAACCCATCGGGAGCCTCTACGGGTTCGAGCTGCTCGTCCAGAGCGAAACGACCGGGAAAGACGGGCTCGACCTGGTGCAGAACCGTTTTTATGTCCGGGGTGAAGGGGATTATCTATACCAGTATAACTACGGGAATATCGCCTCCGACCCGCGACTGGCGGCGATGAACTTCATCCACGCGCTCGCGACCATCGAGCCGACACTGGAGAAATTCCGGAAAAAGAATGAGGAACTGGAGAAAGATATTCCCGTCCTGCGGGAAGTGGTGGAAAGTTCCTGGCGCAAGGAGCCCGAACTGACGGCCCTAAAAGCTGACCTGACGGAAATAGACCGCAGGATACAGCAAAGCCTCAAACCGATAGAAGAGAGCGAGGGAAAGGAGGCGGAGGAGGATAACGACGTGTGCCGGGAACGGCATGACACGGCGGAAGAGCTCCCGAAGGAAGACAACACGGCGGCCCGTATTCCTTCCCGGCTGCGGCAGATTGCCGACGCCTCCGGGGGGCGCATCGTGATCGCGGGCGTGGGCAGCCCGCCGGAGAACGGCCCTGCGAAGAAAGGGATCAAGATGTAA